In Vulgatibacter sp., a single genomic region encodes these proteins:
- a CDS encoding NifU family protein, with protein sequence MVQVPGGGAGADPRDGERIEELLEQLAAGAAPQTWVQVEELVRRLVSVYGTALGQLLAHARAAGADGVRLADALCADEPVSSLLLLHGLHPLPIGIRITEALDRVRPQLGLHEGGVELVAIDENHAVTLRLTGSCDGCASSQATLEQSIRAALEAAAPEITRIELEGARASLPVVP encoded by the coding sequence ATGGTCCAGGTGCCGGGGGGAGGCGCAGGGGCGGATCCGCGCGACGGGGAGCGGATCGAGGAGCTTCTCGAGCAGCTCGCGGCTGGGGCGGCGCCGCAGACGTGGGTGCAGGTCGAGGAGCTGGTGCGGCGCCTCGTCTCCGTCTACGGCACCGCCCTCGGCCAGCTCCTCGCCCATGCCCGCGCTGCGGGCGCCGACGGGGTGCGGCTCGCCGACGCGCTCTGCGCCGACGAGCCCGTCTCCAGCCTCCTGCTCCTCCACGGCCTCCATCCCCTGCCGATCGGGATCCGGATCACCGAGGCGCTCGACCGGGTCCGGCCGCAGCTCGGGCTGCACGAGGGCGGCGTGGAGCTCGTGGCCATCGACGAGAACCACGCGGTGACCTTGCGGCTGACCGGCAGCTGCGACGGCTGCGCCTCCTCGCAGGCGACCCTCGAGCAGTCGATCCGCGCCGCCCTCGAGGCGGCGGCGCCGGAGATCACCCGCATCGAGCTCGAGGGCGCGCGGGCCTCGCTTCCGGTGGTCCCGTGA
- a CDS encoding AAA family ATPase, translating into MTQPTAPTLPTAGFVQDLDVHVRARYPLLWLVTSEEQRIDGIVDKLARGHGKSYYTWSVTTGLCRVTAGKPERPQKKADPMEVLDAIEQLNVPAVVALKDFHPWLTEPAIVRRLRELAFHLKGTYKTVCLVSPTLALPPELEKEITVIDVPLPTTRELLDLLKEIVGVVRQGGRVAVELQREHAFQLVQAARGLTLAEAENAFAKAVAFDQKLSLSDLQLILDEKKQVIRKNGLLEYFSEQGDLGQVGGYEELKSWLARRQNAFTDAARRFGLPEPKGLLMLGVQGCGKSLTAKAVASTWGLPLLRLDMGRIFSGLVGSSEENMRKAIKVAESVAPVVLWIDEIEKGLSGLSSSGNTDGGVTSRVFGHFLTWLQEKTAPVFVVATANKIDALPPELLRKGRFDEIFFVDLPQTAERAQIFAIHLRRRGRDPAAFDAQRLAQLSQGFSGAEIEQAIVAGLYEAFAEGRDLAQAHVERALGETMPLSVTLREEIAKLRAWAQDRTRPASRPEGNQAVAQVVAP; encoded by the coding sequence GTGACCCAGCCCACCGCGCCCACCCTCCCCACCGCCGGTTTCGTCCAGGACCTCGACGTCCACGTCCGGGCCCGCTACCCCCTGCTCTGGCTCGTCACCTCCGAGGAGCAGCGGATCGACGGCATCGTCGACAAGCTCGCGCGGGGCCACGGGAAGTCCTACTACACGTGGTCGGTGACCACCGGTCTCTGCCGGGTCACCGCCGGCAAGCCCGAGCGCCCGCAGAAGAAGGCCGATCCGATGGAGGTGCTCGACGCAATCGAGCAGCTCAACGTGCCGGCGGTGGTGGCGCTCAAGGACTTCCACCCGTGGCTCACCGAGCCGGCCATCGTCCGGCGGCTGCGGGAGCTCGCCTTCCACCTCAAGGGAACCTACAAGACCGTCTGCCTGGTCTCCCCCACCCTCGCGCTGCCGCCGGAGCTCGAGAAGGAGATCACCGTCATCGACGTGCCGTTGCCCACCACCCGGGAGCTCCTCGACCTGCTCAAGGAGATCGTCGGCGTGGTCCGCCAGGGTGGCAGGGTCGCGGTGGAGCTGCAGCGGGAGCACGCCTTCCAGCTGGTGCAGGCCGCGCGCGGGCTCACCCTCGCCGAGGCGGAGAACGCCTTCGCCAAGGCGGTGGCCTTCGATCAGAAGCTCTCGCTCTCCGATCTGCAGCTCATCCTCGACGAGAAGAAGCAGGTGATCCGGAAGAACGGGCTGCTCGAGTATTTCTCCGAGCAGGGAGACCTCGGGCAAGTGGGCGGCTACGAGGAGCTCAAGAGCTGGCTGGCGCGGCGGCAGAACGCCTTCACCGACGCGGCGCGGCGCTTCGGCCTGCCCGAACCCAAGGGGCTGCTCATGCTCGGCGTGCAGGGCTGCGGCAAGAGCCTCACCGCCAAGGCGGTGGCGAGCACCTGGGGCCTGCCGCTCCTGCGCCTCGACATGGGGCGGATCTTCTCCGGGCTGGTGGGCTCCTCCGAGGAGAACATGCGCAAGGCGATCAAGGTCGCCGAGAGCGTGGCGCCGGTGGTGCTCTGGATCGACGAGATCGAGAAGGGGCTCTCGGGGCTCTCCTCCTCCGGCAACACCGACGGCGGCGTCACCTCCCGCGTCTTCGGCCACTTCCTCACCTGGCTCCAGGAGAAGACCGCGCCGGTCTTCGTGGTGGCCACCGCCAACAAGATCGACGCGCTGCCGCCGGAGCTCCTGCGCAAGGGCCGCTTCGACGAGATCTTCTTCGTCGATCTGCCGCAGACCGCGGAGCGGGCGCAGATCTTCGCGATCCACCTGCGGCGGCGCGGCAGGGATCCGGCGGCGTTCGACGCGCAGCGCCTCGCGCAGCTCTCGCAGGGCTTCTCCGGCGCGGAGATCGAGCAGGCGATCGTCGCCGGTCTCTACGAGGCCTTCGCGGAAGGGCGGGATCTCGCCCAGGCCCACGTGGAGCGGGCGCTCGGCGAGACGATGCCGCTCTCGGTGACGCTGCGCGAGGAGATCGCGAAGCTGCGCGCCTGGGCGCAGGATCGCACCAGGCCCGCCTCCCGGCCAGAAGGGAACCAGGCGGTGGCGCAGGTGGTGGCGCCTTGA
- a CDS encoding nickel-dependent hydrogenase large subunit, with the protein MAVSTGGTETNRKLVEMAWDPVTRIIGNLGIYTKIDFENREVVECRSTSSIFRGYSVFMKGKDPRDAGFITSRICGICGDNHTTCSVYAQNMAYGIKMPPMAELIYNLGEAAEYMFDHAIFQDNLVFVDFCERMVKETNPSLLEKAEKTAAPNAAIHGHATIAEIMRSYNPFTGAMYREALQMSRLTREMFCLMEGRHVHPSTLYPGGTGTVATPQVFTDYLTKLLKFADFAKKLVPLNDDVFDFFYEALPGYEKVGQRRILLGCWGSFQDPNVVDYRYENMTKWGRAMHVTPGIVVDGKLITTDLVEINLGMRILLGNSFYEDWMGEETFVAKDPLGNPVDQRHPWNQTTLPQPQKRNLQQGPYSWVMSPRWYRKETGDHLALDTGGGPLARLWTTALANLVKTPYVQATGSSVKIQLPKTASLPEMELEWKVPQWANTIERDRARAYFIAYVVAMAFWFIEQALERIGQGDVKVFQEFDVPDEAIGCGFHEAVRGVLSHHLVIREGKIANYHPYPPTPWNASPRDSFGTPGPYEDAVQGLPIFEENGQDDFKGIDIMRTVRSFDPCLPCGVHMFLGNGRVIEERHAPMMGLGV; encoded by the coding sequence ATGGCCGTTTCCACTGGCGGAACCGAAACCAACCGCAAGCTCGTCGAGATGGCGTGGGATCCGGTGACGCGGATCATCGGCAACCTCGGTATCTACACGAAGATCGATTTCGAGAACCGCGAGGTGGTGGAGTGCAGGAGCACCTCCTCGATCTTCCGCGGCTACTCGGTCTTCATGAAGGGCAAGGATCCGCGCGACGCCGGCTTCATCACCAGCCGCATCTGCGGCATCTGCGGCGACAACCACACCACCTGCTCGGTCTACGCCCAGAACATGGCCTACGGCATCAAGATGCCGCCGATGGCCGAGCTCATCTACAACCTGGGCGAAGCGGCCGAGTACATGTTCGACCACGCGATCTTCCAGGACAACCTGGTCTTCGTGGACTTCTGCGAGCGGATGGTGAAGGAGACCAACCCCTCGCTCCTCGAGAAGGCGGAGAAGACGGCGGCGCCCAACGCCGCGATCCACGGCCACGCCACCATCGCGGAGATCATGCGCTCCTACAACCCGTTCACCGGGGCGATGTACCGCGAAGCGCTGCAGATGAGCCGGCTCACCCGCGAGATGTTCTGCCTGATGGAGGGGCGCCACGTGCATCCCTCCACGCTCTATCCCGGCGGAACGGGAACGGTGGCGACGCCGCAGGTCTTCACCGACTACCTGACCAAGCTGCTCAAATTCGCCGACTTCGCCAAGAAGCTGGTGCCCCTCAACGACGACGTCTTCGACTTCTTCTACGAGGCGCTGCCCGGCTACGAGAAGGTGGGGCAGCGACGGATCCTGCTCGGTTGCTGGGGATCGTTCCAGGATCCCAACGTCGTCGACTACCGCTACGAGAACATGACGAAGTGGGGCCGGGCGATGCACGTGACGCCGGGCATCGTCGTCGACGGCAAGCTGATCACCACCGATCTGGTCGAGATCAACCTCGGGATGCGGATTCTCCTCGGCAACTCGTTCTACGAGGATTGGATGGGCGAGGAGACCTTCGTCGCCAAAGACCCGCTCGGCAATCCGGTCGATCAGCGCCACCCCTGGAACCAGACGACGCTCCCGCAGCCGCAGAAGCGGAACCTCCAGCAGGGGCCGTACAGCTGGGTGATGAGCCCGCGCTGGTACCGGAAGGAGACGGGGGATCACCTCGCCCTCGATACCGGCGGCGGCCCCTTGGCCCGGCTCTGGACCACGGCGCTCGCGAACCTGGTGAAGACGCCCTACGTGCAGGCGACCGGATCGAGCGTGAAGATCCAGCTGCCGAAGACCGCCTCGCTCCCCGAGATGGAGCTCGAGTGGAAGGTGCCGCAGTGGGCCAACACCATCGAGCGGGATCGGGCCCGGGCCTATTTCATCGCCTACGTGGTGGCGATGGCCTTCTGGTTCATCGAGCAGGCCCTCGAGCGGATCGGGCAGGGCGACGTGAAGGTCTTCCAGGAATTCGACGTGCCCGACGAGGCGATCGGCTGCGGCTTCCACGAGGCGGTGCGGGGCGTGCTCTCCCACCACCTGGTGATCCGCGAGGGGAAGATCGCCAACTACCACCCCTATCCGCCGACCCCCTGGAACGCGAGCCCGCGGGACAGCTTCGGCACCCCCGGCCCCTACGAGGACGCCGTGCAGGGGCTGCCCATCTTCGAGGAGAACGGGCAGGACGACTTCAAGGGGATCGACATCATGCGGACGGTGCGCTCGTTCGATCCCTGCCTGCCCTGCGGCGTGCACATGTTCCTCGGCAACGGCCGCGTGATCGAGGAGCGCCACGCGCCGATGATGGGCCTCGGGGTCTGA
- a CDS encoding AI-2E family transporter: MAFAVTLYFFYEVVAPFVVPVLVGAFIVVLGAPAHERLVRLLGGRRSLASFLSSCGVMLLLLVPASGLLLLLTQRVIELLDEARELLGPHGIDDLLGGRMPDALFPVVERLGAWGIVGQLDRLIDAAAGWLTGLAPGVFGATTLLVVDGFLVVVSMYYFFLDGPRLLAEAAQLSPLETRYEREFLREFRAVAHTMIVVNLVTSIIQGVVGGIGFWLVGLPEPLAWAALMALLSLVPIVGTGLVWVPAGIGLLAAGRTWEGLFLFGWGILVIGSVDNLLRPLLAKGRIRLHPLLIFVTIFGGIAAFGPVGAVLGPLVGSIFTAMIRIWKRDFVPRIAGSLAAPPDEEEAVTQLPRAAAEPKLERSQLS; the protein is encoded by the coding sequence GTGGCTTTCGCCGTGACGCTCTATTTCTTCTACGAGGTGGTGGCGCCCTTCGTGGTGCCGGTGCTGGTGGGGGCCTTCATCGTGGTCCTCGGCGCCCCCGCCCACGAGCGGCTGGTGCGCCTCCTCGGCGGCCGCAGGAGCCTCGCCTCCTTCCTCTCCTCCTGCGGGGTGATGCTCCTTCTCCTCGTGCCCGCCAGCGGTTTGCTGCTCCTGCTCACCCAGCGGGTCATCGAGCTCCTCGACGAGGCGCGGGAGCTGCTCGGCCCCCACGGCATCGACGACCTCCTCGGCGGGCGGATGCCCGACGCGCTCTTCCCGGTGGTGGAGCGCCTCGGCGCCTGGGGCATCGTCGGGCAGCTCGATCGGCTCATCGACGCAGCGGCGGGCTGGCTCACCGGCCTCGCCCCCGGCGTCTTCGGCGCGACCACGCTCCTCGTCGTGGACGGATTCCTCGTGGTCGTCTCGATGTACTACTTCTTCCTCGACGGCCCCCGGCTCCTCGCCGAGGCGGCGCAGCTCTCGCCGCTGGAGACGCGCTACGAGCGGGAGTTCCTCCGGGAGTTCCGGGCGGTGGCCCACACGATGATCGTGGTGAACCTCGTCACCTCGATCATCCAGGGCGTGGTGGGCGGCATCGGATTCTGGCTGGTGGGGCTCCCGGAGCCGCTGGCGTGGGCGGCGCTGATGGCGCTCCTCTCGCTGGTGCCGATCGTGGGCACGGGACTGGTCTGGGTTCCCGCCGGCATCGGCCTCCTCGCAGCGGGCCGGACGTGGGAGGGGCTCTTCCTCTTCGGCTGGGGGATCCTGGTGATCGGCTCGGTGGACAACCTCCTCCGGCCCCTCCTCGCCAAGGGGCGGATCCGGCTCCACCCGCTGCTGATCTTCGTCACAATCTTCGGCGGCATCGCCGCCTTCGGTCCGGTGGGCGCGGTGCTCGGGCCGCTGGTGGGCTCGATCTTCACCGCGATGATCCGGATCTGGAAGCGCGACTTCGTCCCCCGGATCGCCGGCAGCCTCGCAGCGCCGCCGGACGAGGAGGAGGCCGTCACCCAGCTGCCCCGCGCCGCGGCGGAGCCGAAGCTCGAGCGCTCGCAGCTCTCGTGA
- a CDS encoding HAD family hydrolase — MLDLPTILEAVRSAGGTAAFDADGTLWADDIGEAFLRDLEAAGRVPGGTWRGYEARLAADVVDAYGWAVTVMAGLEEAEVRERAEAFFPRHFARRLFPVVRELVEELVRGGVRVAIVSASNRWLIEAAARALRVPHVAGVEVEVEAGRLTDRLVTPLPALAGKVHWARTLLGGAPALAVGNGAIDLPLLQDAAHRLVICPSDDLHTTLAAEGRRAGWQVLALDHPCSGEPLP; from the coding sequence ATGCTCGATCTTCCGACGATCCTCGAGGCGGTCCGGTCCGCCGGTGGCACCGCCGCCTTCGACGCAGACGGCACCCTCTGGGCCGACGACATCGGCGAAGCCTTCCTCCGCGATCTGGAGGCGGCGGGCCGCGTTCCCGGGGGAACCTGGCGTGGCTACGAGGCCCGCCTCGCCGCAGACGTGGTCGACGCCTATGGCTGGGCGGTGACGGTGATGGCGGGGCTCGAGGAGGCGGAGGTCCGGGAGCGGGCCGAGGCCTTCTTTCCCCGCCACTTCGCGCGGCGGCTCTTTCCCGTGGTGCGGGAGCTGGTCGAGGAGCTGGTGCGCGGCGGGGTCCGGGTGGCGATCGTCTCCGCCTCCAACCGCTGGCTGATCGAGGCGGCGGCCCGGGCGCTGCGGGTGCCCCACGTCGCCGGGGTGGAGGTGGAGGTCGAGGCGGGCAGGCTCACCGACCGCCTCGTCACGCCGCTGCCGGCGCTCGCCGGAAAGGTCCACTGGGCCCGGACGCTCCTCGGCGGCGCGCCGGCGCTGGCCGTGGGGAACGGCGCCATCGATCTGCCGCTGCTGCAGGATGCGGCGCACCGGCTGGTGATCTGCCCCAGCGACGATCTCCACACCACCCTCGCTGCCGAGGGGCGGCGCGCGGGCTGGCAGGTGCTCGCCCTCGACCATCCGTGCAGCGGGGAGCCGCTGCCGTGA